In Catharus ustulatus isolate bCatUst1 chromosome 30, bCatUst1.pri.v2, whole genome shotgun sequence, the DNA window CAGCCACTGCGGAGGAGAAACTGGGGTCGGGGGGGGTGCCCGCACACTGGATCCCGCAACACCTGAGCACCTGGGTCATCCCTGGGGCTCTTCCGCCCCCTCCCCGGATGCCGGGTCCCTCCCTGACACGTTCGTCACCTTCCCGGATACCTGGGAGCCTTCCCGGCCTCTGAGTGTGCGGGTCACGCTGCGGGCACATGGGTCATTCCCGGGACACCCGGGGCCCCTCCCCGGATACCGGAGTGCCGGCCCAAACACCTCGGGCCCTTTCCCAGACACCGGGCTCCTTTTCATGGTACCTGATCCCCCAGTCCTTCGACACCTGAGACCCTCCCAAAGGCCGGGGTCCCCCGAGTTTAGCACAGCGCccttgtcccagccctgtcccccgCCCCGGGTGGCACTCACGGCGCTGTGGGCGCAGCTCAGGCTCTCGTTGCGGCAGCAGCGCTCGTACTCCCGCTCCAGCCGGACGCGCAGCCGGACGCGGGGCCCGGAGCGGCCGCCGGGACCGGGGGGTCCGGGGCGCAGCGTCCTCAGCCCGCAGATGTTGCCCAGGTTGGCGGCCGTGGGCTCGCCGGGGGGAAAGGGGGGCTCGGTGACCAAGTTCCAGGCGACACTCGGGCCGCCGGCGGGTGCGGGGTCCCAGGTGGGGGCCGGGGTCTCCTGAGAGAAGCAGCGGCGCCGAgcggccccgtgcaggcggcaGCAGTGGAACTGCCGCGTCTTCACCCCGAACTCATCCGTGCAGAACCCGTCCAGCACGTCCTTCCACTGCGGGcagcgggggcagagccccctcGGTGTCACCGCCCGGCCTtcccccgccgtgtccccacagccccggTGTCGTCTCTCCCCTCCCGGTATTGTGTCCCCACGTTACACCGCTCCAGCGTTTTCGTGTCCTCCCTTCCagcagtgtccccgtgtccctcacAGTgtctccctgctgtccccacagccccctccctCAACATCCCCCGTTCCCCTCgatgtccctgctctccccgATATCTCCCCGCTCCCCCCAATATCCCCCCgctcccctcgctgtccccgtTCCCCTCGATGTCCTCGctccccacggtgtccccccggtccccgcagtgtccccgctCCCTTCGATGTCCCCCGttccccccggtgtccccgttCCCCTCGATGTCTCCCCCACTCCCCCGATATCCCCCGttcccctcaatgtcccccactccccagtgtccccccgctccccccggtgtccccgctCCCTGAGTGTCCCCGCTCCCCCCGATATCCCTCGTTCCCCCCGATATCCCCCGCTCCCTCCGGTgtccccccgctcccccggTGTCCCCTTTCCCCTCAATGTCTCCCCCGTTCCCCCCGATATCCCCCGttcccctcaatgtcccccgTTCTCCTCGATATCCCCCGTTCCCCTCGATGTCCCCGCTCTCCCCGATGTCTCCCCGCTCCCCCCAATATCCCCCGTTTCCCCCAATATCCCCCGTTCCCCTCgatgtccctgctctccccgATATCTCCCCGCtcccccaaatatccccccgctccccccgaGGTGTCCCCTTTCCCCTCGATGTCCCCGCTCTCCCGGTGTCCCCGTtctccccggtgtccccccgctccccgcagtgtccccgctCCCCCCAATATCCCCCGCTCCCCCCGATatccccccgctccccccggtgtccccggcTCACGGCGCGGCGGGCGCAGGGCAGCGGGCTGTGGTGCCGGCAGCAATCGTTCATCCGCGGCCGCAGCGCAGCCAGCGCAGCCGCCTGCCGGCGCAGGTGGGCGAAGGCGTTCgggggcagcggcagcggcggcggcagcgtCGGGGGGTCGCGGCAGTGCCGGGTGACGGCGGCGGCCACGGGCCAGGCGGGGGGGAACCCGTCCAGGGCGCTGCCCCATTCCGGGGGGCTGCGCGGGGACCCCATGGCCCCCCCCACCAGGATGCCGGGGGGCACCTCCAGgacctcctcctgctgcagcactggaaaagggacGGCGTGGGCACACGGCCCGGGGTGTCCTCCCTGCGCTTGTCCCCGTgtgccccgctgtccccgtttggttcctgtgtccctgtcccgctCTCGTGCCCaactgtccccatgtcactcCCACCCCGCGTCCCCGCCATCCAagtccccctgctcctgcagcaccatgtccccatgtccctccagccccatccccgaccccccgtgtcccctccatCCACGTCCCCACCCGTGagcatcccctgtccccagtcccggtgtccccccgccCCTGGCTGTCCCCGACTGTCCCCCCCTCACCTTGTTTGATGTTGGGGGGCGGCTGCAGGTCCAGGCTCTCCTGCATCACCTGCTGCACGTGCCCTGAGGCCACCGCTGTCACCgatgggggacacggggggtcAGCAGGGCcaccccctctgtccccccacCCATGGAGCAGCAAGCAGGGACCCTCCCAGACCTGCGGGCTTGGAGTCCCATagcggggagggggctcaggtaTTTGGGAGGGGAGTCCGGACGTTCAGGAGGGGTCGCAGGTGCTCGTGAAGGGGAGAGAGACACCCAGGAGCGGATGCAGGTGTTTGGGACAGGGACCTCCGGGCGTTTGGGAGGGATCCAGGTGTGTGGGCAGCGGCCCCGACATCCGGGGTGGGGAGCCCTGACACGCAGGTGGGGACCCAGGTGTTCTGGAGGTGCCCCAAATTCCGGGCAGGGAcccgggtgtccccaggggtgatCCAGGAGTTCGCGGAGCAGATCCAGGAGTCCGGGAAAGGGACCCGGGAGCTCGGGAAGGGGCCCCAGGTCTCTGCGGGGATCTCAGGTGTTTGGGAAGGGGATCCAGGTGTCCGAGGGAGGGACCCAGGAGTTCGGGAAGGGGCCGCAGTGTTCGGGGGGGCTCAGCCATGCAGGGGGcccgggcggggccgcggggacTCACCGGCGGcgctgaggaggaggaagacgCCGAAGGCCGCCATGGCGTCGGGAGCTGTAGGGTCAGCGCCGGCTCCACCGCCTTATGAAGGGCCGGGTCGGGCGTGGGGCCACATCCCGCGGGGCTGAGTCACGGCCTGACGTCGCGGCGGAGCCGGGAGGGGGACCCCGGGGGGCCCGGGGGGCTGCGCTGGATCCCGCGCCCCCAAACAGGACCAGGGGCAAAACCCCGACCCCGGACAGGCCGAGGACGCTGAGACGGCCCCGTGCCCACCTTGGTGGTCCCGGATCCCCCTCTGGCCGCCccagccgcccgccccccccctcccccgaCCCCTGCGTCAGAAAGGGGGAAGCGGTCAGACCacatttttgtgggttttgccCCGTTTGGGGGCCCCCGCCCACTGAGTCAGCCCCGGAGCTGGGGGGGCTGAAGGGCCCCCTACGGAGGGACCCCCGGAGCGGGGGGGATCCCTCTCCTCACGGCCCCGAGGGTTACGGGCTCGGTGACAGCGGTAtcgcggggcggggggagcccTGTCCTATCCCGGGATAATCAAACCGTGCCCGCGGCCGAGCCCACCCGCCCGGGCAGGTGTTTGGGGGGGGAACGGCCCCGGGTCCCCCCCGATTGCCCAACGGAGTCTGCGGCTCCGTGACTCGGGGTTTGCGCAACCCCCCCACTTTCCCCTTGCGTGGGTGGGGGGAAAATCCCGGCAGCGAGGACCCAGAAGTGCCGGGGGGGACTCGGGACCGCGAGTGTGGGAACGGAAACGTGGGAATGGGAGCCCGGAATCCGGGAATCGGGAATCAGGTGTTGCGGTGCGGGTATCCGGGTGCTTTTGGGCCCCCCCCAGCATTCTGCCCCCTCCCCGAGCACTCAGAGCTCCACGAGCCCCCCCGAGCTGCCCCAGACTCGGCACCCACAACATCCAGCGCGTTTCCAGTTTATTGAGTCGGGGGGTCCCCGGGAAGGGGTGGGGGGGTCAGAAGCGCTGCTCGGCGTCGGGGACGCGGctgtccctcagctcctgcagccgcTGCAGCACccggggcagctccagctcgcCGAGCTGCCGGTTCTCCCGGGTCCGGACGCTGACGGTGCCGcgctcccgctcccgccgccccaCCACTGCGGGGGCGAGGCCGTcggggggggctcgggggtcccaaacacagccccccccagccctgagcagcacccCCCACCCTGGGGGTCCAGAGGGTCCCGGGGCAGAGACTCAGGAAGGTttgggaggggtcccggggggctCCAAGGAGGTCCCAAAGGGGGtgggggtctcagaggggcCCTGGGTGGGGGTGTCCCTAAAATGGTCCTGGGGGGTTCCCGAGTGGATCTCAGGGGGGTCCCAAGGGGGGTGCAGGTGAATTCCCAAGGGGAATTGCAGGGGGGGTCTCGGGAGGGGCTTCAGCAGGTTCCTcacaggggtgctggggggtcccaggggggtcccagggggttcCCAGGGGAGGGTCTCAgttttcctcccagcagcacccaggatGTGGATGGGGTGGGGGTGTCCAGTCCCCGGGGGCTCCAGGGGGGttcctgggggggtcctgggggtctgCAGGCCGCGCCCCACCCTTACCCAGCTGGAAGTTGTAGTGGGCAAGTTGTGCCCGGCGGATTTTCCGTGCCAGGGTGGTCCCGGGGTCCCAGTCCAGGTCGGCCAGGAGGCCCCCCCtcctcagcagtgcctgcaCCTGCACCCCTCAGTCAgtgggggctttggggggatgaggggggacacggaggggtGGTATGGGGGCTCacaggggggtcacagggggtgGGAGTACACggtgggggtcctgggggagcacagggggGATCACACACTCACCTCCCGGGCGTATTCCTCGACCTCAGGGGTCTGTGGGATGACCATGGCCtgcagtggggacagccagagcgGCCTGGGGGGCAccaggggtcactggggagCACGGGGAACACGGGGAGGGGGCACACAAGGAGGGGGTGCCCCAAGGGTGTCCTCAGGATGGAGGTGCCCCTAAGATGGAGGGCTCTCAGGGGTCCAGAGAGCgtcctgagtgtccccaaaacTGGGGAGTGTCCTCAGGATGGggcaccctgggacaggggtgacactgggggtgttTCTGGGAACTGGGGgcatccctgcagggactgggGGTTGTCTGAAGGactggggtgtttttggggacCCCCTCACCATCTCCCGCCGCAGCTCTCGGCCAGCACGGCCACCATGCGCTCCAC includes these proteins:
- the ECM1 gene encoding extracellular matrix protein 1; protein product: MAAFGVFLLLSAAAVASGHVQQVMQESLDLQPPPNIKQVLQQEEVLEVPPGILVGGAMGSPRSPPEWGSALDGFPPAWPVAAAVTRHCRDPPTLPPPLPLPPNAFAHLRRQAAALAALRPRMNDCCRHHSPLPCARRAWKDVLDGFCTDEFGVKTRQFHCCRLHGAARRRCFSQETPAPTWDPAPAGGPSVAWNLVTEPPFPPGEPTAANLGNICGLRTLRPGPPGPGGRSGPRVRLRVRLEREYERCCRNESLSCAHSAWLKGLNRFCREESSVKTGQHRCCQRGGPRNRGRCFAAAAPHPEYDRELHNVSLARPGAALLRSLCGPTRLFTQRRPVPELLGAMTSACCPLPHLERGACAQEQLSQGIATLCATPEDAWRDPQGCCALEEPERRRCFDSSYLSQVTLGAAVAPPAPGHEE